Proteins co-encoded in one Arachis hypogaea cultivar Tifrunner chromosome 13, arahy.Tifrunner.gnm2.J5K5, whole genome shotgun sequence genomic window:
- the LOC140177627 gene encoding uncharacterized protein: MDVSKDWMDTPRHLKEYQFGVERFLHFAFSSAGIPQGEEIQCPCKKCCNRLWLKRDDVYNHLICHGFVEGYRQWFNHGESFVAMDVDSDTDGEYNCNDNIDELLHDRFRDTTQFDGQNIGPNECAKEFYKLVDKTSQELYPGYKGFTRLSFIIRLYLLKCLHGWSNASFTSLLELLKGGMPYLNIPTSFDKTKNMIKNLGLDFQKIDACPNDCMLYQNGHENDVSCHVCGSSRYVEHLVVEEDDVTSSRKSHKFAAKTLRHFPLIPKLQRLFMCTRTVEAMSWHHNERVKDGSLRHPADGESWKAFGSRHEDFAKESRNVRLGLASDGFNLFQTLSSTHSIWPVVLMVYNLPPWMSMKPDYFMLSLLIPGPQSPENDIDVFLQLLIEELKELWESEKNIVDSIIRTLLDIPGKTKDHAAARFDLKDMGIGKNLQPKDIKDGKKTKLAKACFSMTPAEKTIFCGVMKGAKLPDGSASNISRCVQKIEKKISGYKTHDAHFMLHYLLQVCQKVISLAEVANLEAETAETLYQLERIFPPRFFDIMVHLPIHVANEVRLGGPVQYRWMYPVERYLLEDVQTRLNRVPRNNDECVSDEMRTPNLFPNKGCPLGGKMGNVFILDEKSEAQGHAYILNNCDKIEVYMREHESQVNDNNPCKMKWEKAKDHSQQFSEWFKVRAMKKDVPGWAKGLARGPNRVAKRFSCFVINRYRFHTRYRDARRKTQNSGVTLEALTPSFASVKDKNSIEAKVTYYGKIIDMFELDYYGQFKVVLFKCEWYTFAKDNFGLSYVYFSKKCYQEESFVLASQVNQCFYVQYPYVSGKHYLMKIIPRDLFRISDDLESDSPTIYAREPCEPEMIPSLPNDNGEVDLVRNDLRATIIDMAPNMFAKQHCEEDEKSEYDEYMEVSDFDSS; the protein is encoded by the exons ATGGATGTCTCCAAGGATTGGATGGATACGCCCCGTCATTTGAAAGAATATCAATTCGGTGTAGAAAGGTTTTTACATTTTGCTTTTTCATCAGCGGGAATTCCTCAAGGGGAAGAAATTCAATGCCCATGTAAAAAGTGTTGTAATAGACTTTGGTTAAAGAGAGATGACGTGTATAACCATTTAATATGCCACGGATTTGTAGAAGGTTATAGGCAGTGGTTTAATCATGGAGAATCATTTGTTGCTATGGATGTTGACAGTGACACAGATGGTGAATATAACTGTAATGATAACATTGATGAGCTGTTACATGATAGATTCAGAGATACTACACAATTTGATGGACAAAATATAGGGCCCAACGAATGTGCAAAGGAATTTTATAAATTGGTGGACAAGACAAGCCAAGAACTATACCCCGGGTATAAAGGATTCACAAGATTATCTTTTATTATCCGTCTTTACCTGTTAAAATGCTTGCATGGTTGGAGTAACGCGTCGTTCACTTCTCTCTTGGAATTATTAAAAGGAGGAATGCCATATTTGAATATCCCTACTTCGTTTGATAAAACCAAGAATATGATAAAGAATTTGGGTCTTGACTTCCAAAAGATCGATGCATGTCCTAATGACTGCATGTTGTATCAAAACGGGCATGAGAATGACGTATCATGCCATGTCTGTGGATCATCCCGTTATGTTGAGCATCTTGTTGTGGAAGAGGATGATGTAACCTCATCAAGAAAGTCTCATAAATTTGCTGCAAAAACTCTAAGGCATTTCCCTTTGATTCCCAAACTTCAAAGACTTTTCATGTGCACAAGGACGGTTGAAGCTATGTCTTGGCATCATAATGAGCGTGTTAAAGATGGCTCATTAAGGCATCCTGCTGATGGTGAATCATGGAAAGCATTTGGCAGTCGACATGAAGATTTTGCGAAGGAGTCTCGTAATGTGAGACTAGGCTTAGCAAGCGACGGGTTCAATCTGTTTCAAACTTTGAGCAGTACACATAGTATATGGCCTGTTGTTCTGATGGTGTACAATCTACCCCCTTGGATGAGCATGAAGCCTGATTATTTTATGCTCTCTTTACTCATTCCTGGACCACAATCACCGGAAAATGACATTGATGTCTTTCTTCAACTGCTTattgaagaattaaaagaacTGTGGGAGTCAG AGAAGAACATAGTTGATAGCATAATAAGAACTCTATTGGATATTCCTGGAAAGACAAAAGATCATGCAGCTGCTCGTTTTGACCTTAAAGACATGGGTATCGGGAAAAACCTTCAGCCGAAAGATATAAAGGATGGGAAAAAAACTAAGTTAGCCAAGGCATGCTTCTCAATGACTCCAGCAGAGAAAACAATTTTTTGTGGTGTGATGAAAGGGGCAAAATTACCAGACGGAAGTGCTTCCAACATCTCTCGATGTgtgcaaaaaatagaaaagaagattTCTGGTTACAAGACCCATGATGCTCATTTCATGTTACATTACTTATTGCAA GTATGTCAGAAGGTAATTAGCCTAGCTGAGGTGGCAAACTTAGAAGCAGAGACTGCTGAGACATTATACCAACTTGAGAGGATTTTTCCTCCAAGATTTTTTGACATAATGGTGCATTTGCCTATTCATGTGGCAAATGAAGTGAGGTTAGGTGGTCCAGTTCAATATCGTTGGATGTACCCTGTTGAACG ATATTTGCTTGAGGATGTTCAGACAAGATTAAATAGAGTCCCTCGAAACAATGATGAGTGTGTTTCTGATGAGATGCGAACTCCCAATTTGTTTCCAAACAAAGGATGTCCCTTGGGTGGAAAAATGGGAAATGTGTTCATCTTAGATGAAAAATCAGAAGCACAAGGGCATGCATACATCCTGAACAACTGTGATAAGATCGAAGTCTACATGAG GGAGCATGAGAGTCAAGTTAATGATAACAATCCATGCAAAATGAAGTGGGAGAAAGCCAAAGACCATAGTCAACAATTCTCAGAATGGTTTAAAGTCCGTGCCATGAAAAAAGATGTGCCTGGTTGGGCAAAAGGGTTGGCTAGAGGTCCAAATAGAGTTGCGAAAAGATTTTCATGTTTTGTTATCAATAGGTATAGGTTCCATACAAGGTACCGTGATGCGAGACGTAAAACCCAAAATAGTGGTGTCACATTAGAAGCATTGACTCCTAGTTTTGCTAGTGTGAAAGATAAGAACTCAATTGAAGCAAAAGTAACCTACTATGGTAAAATAATTGATATGTTTGAGTTAGATTATTATGGCCAATTTAAAGTAGTCCTATTTAAGTGTGAGTGGTATACATTTGCAAAAGACAACTTTGGTCTCTCATATGtgtattttagtaaaaaatgCTACCAAGAAGAATCATTTGTGTTAGCATCTCAAGTAAACCAATGCTTTTATGTGCAATACCCATATGTGAGTGGCAAACACTATCTTATGAAAATAATTCCGAGAGATTTATTTAGAATAAGTGACGACCTTGAGTCTGATTCCCCCACAATATATGCAAGGGAGCCATGTGAACCTGAAATGATTCCAAGTCTTCCAAATGATAATGGCGAAGTTGATCTAGTGAGGAATGATCTACGAGCTACCATCATAGATATGGCTCCAAACATGTTTGCCAAGCAACATTGTGAGGAAGACGAGAAAAGTGAATATGATGAGTACATGGAGGTGTCTGATTTCGATTCATCTTGA